Below is a window of Lebetimonas sp. JH292 DNA.
AGTTTATAATAAATTAAAGAGGAATTTGCAATTCCAAACTGAGCTTTGTTATTTAAAACATCGCTTATAGGATTATTATCGCTAAGTTCTTTAAAAGTTACATTTAAATCATATTTTTTATAAAATCCTTTTTCTTTAGCCATATAAAAACCGGCAAACTGAAAAGCATTTTTCCATTTTAAATCCAGTGTAATGTTTTCGGCACTAAGAATTGAAAGTAATATAAACAAGATTATTGCAGGCATCTCTCCCCCTTATGATATAATTATATAATAAATTAATATAAAATTAAAGGAATAATATGGAAAAAAAGATAGAATATCCGAGAATATGGGGATATACTATTATAGGAGAAGATAAAGAAAAAATGAAAAAAGCCGTAAAAGAGTGTATAAACAACCAGGAATGTGAAATTAAAGATTCAAAATCGCACGGAAAATACCATTCACAAAAATTTGAAGTTTATGTTACATGTGAGGAAGAGAGAAATGAATTTTTTAAGCGTCTCAATGAACACAAAGATATAAAATTTGTTTTGTAAAGGTATATTATGATTAGAGAAATTGTAAAACCAAATAAAGAAAAATTAATTATTCATATACCAAAAGAATATATTGGAAAAGAAATTGAAATTTTAATTTTTCCAAAGAATGAAAATAAAAATGATTTAGAAGAATTTAAACAAATTACTAAAAAAAGAGTTAAACCCAAAGTTTCATATTATAAAGGTATGGAAAATGAGGTAAATAATGATTTATTTTGATACTAATGTTTTAATTTATAATACGCTAAATCAAGATGAAGAAAAATATTTATTGGCTGAAAAATTGATAAAAGATGCCTTAAAACACGATGAGTTTGTAATTTCTTCTCTTGCAATAAGTGAATATATTTTTACTTTATCAAAACTAAAAATTATTAATGAATGTAAAGAACATATTGATTTTTATTCTAAATTTTGTCAATTTACTTTTAATAAACATGATGTTTTAAATGCTTATCAAAAATGTATAAAATTAAATAAATGTAGAAATATTAATGATTTTATTCATTTAGAAATGGCAAATAAGTTTTGTAAAAAGATTATTACATTTGATTTTGATTTTAAAAATTTAGAAAAATTTTATAATATAGAAATTGAAATTGTAAAATAAAGGATAATTATGATTTTAAATACTCCGATTGATATGCATTTGCATTTAAGAGAGGGCAAAATATTAAAAGATGTTTTACCTTACACTGAAAGTCAATTTGCAGCGGCAGTTGTTATGCCAAATCTTGTGCCGCCCGTTGATAATAAAGAAAGACTTCTTTCTTATAAAGAGGAAATTTTAAGCAATTCTAAAAATTTTATTCCACTTATGAATGTTTTTATGAGAGAATATTCAGAAGAAGAATTAAAAGAATTAAAAGAGTTTATTTTTGCAATTAAACTTTATCCCGCTGGAATTACAACTAACAGTGAAGGCGGCGTCAGGGGAATTGAAACGGTTTATCCGGTGCTTGAAATAATGCAGGAACTTGGAATTCCTCTCAGTATTCACGGAGAGACCCACGGATTTGTAATGGAGAGGGAAAAAGAGTTTATCCCCGTTTATGAAAAATTAGCTAAAGACTTTCCAAAACTTAAAATTATAATGGAGCATGTTGGAACTGCAGAAATGTTAGATTTACTTGATAAATATGAAAATTTATATGCGACTATTACGCTTCATCATCTTCTTTTAACGCTTGATGAGGTTGCAGGTGGAATGCTAAATCCCCATTATTTCTGTAAACCTGTTGTCAAAACTCCAAAAGATAGAGCTGAAATTCAAAAATTTGTAAAATCCGGTCATAAAAAAATTATGTTTGGAAGCGATTCCGCCCCACATCCTATAAAAAACAAACTAAAAGGTGCCGCCGGCGTATTTTCTGCTCCGGTAATTTTACCTGCGCTTGCCGAATTTTTTGAAGAAGATACTGAAACTTTTCAAAAATTTATAAGCGATAATGCAAGAGAAAATTTCAATATTGATGTGCCGGAGAAAAAAGTTAAATTAATAAAAGAGGAATGGACGGCCCCGTATATAGTGGGAGATATTAAACCGATGTTTGCAGGAAAAATTTTTAAATATAAAGTTATAAGTTAACCTCTAAGTTTTGGGAATGAATGTCTATTTAGGATAAAAAGAGTCCCGAAATCTCGGGATTTTTTAAGTTTTAATTAAGCTTGCGGTAGTATAATTTCAAAAACCGCAGGGGTAAAAAATGAAAAGAGTAATAAAAAGAGACGGCAGCTTACAAAACTACTTTCCCTATAAAATAGAAGAAGCGATAATTAAGGCTTTTGACGCTACAAATGTTAAATATGACCCTTATGTGTTTAATGAAGTAATTGAACAGATTAAAGAAATAGAAACACCTGAAGTCGAATATATTCAGGATTTAATAGAAAAATCTCTTTATAAACACGGATATTTTGATGTAATGAAAAATTTTATGCTTTATCGGCATTTGCATAAACTTCAAAGAGAAAATTTATTAAATAAAGACGCTACATATATAAACTGCAATACAACAATCGAAGAATATATCAACAAACAGGACTGGAGAATAAACGCTAATTCCAATACGGGTTATTCACACGCAGGACTTATAAATAATACCGCAGGAAAAGTTATTGCTAATTTCTGGCTTGATAAGGTATATTCTCCTGAAGAGGGAAGGGCTCACAGAGACGGAGATTATCATATCCATGATTTGGATTGTCTGAGCGGATACTGTGCTGGTTGGAGTTTAAGGAATCTGCTTAACGAAGGGTTTAACGGAGTAAGGGGAAGGGTAGAAAGCAAGGCGCCCTCTCATTTCAGAAGTGCTCTTGGACAGATGGCGAATTTTCTTGGAATACTTCAGAGTGAATGGGCCGGAGCCCAGGCATTCAGCAGTTTTGATACATATCTTGCCCCTTATGTGTTTAAAGATAAACTGAAATTTAATGAAATTAAAGAGGCGGTTGAAAGTTTTGTATATAATCTTAATGTTCCTGCAAGGTGGGGGCAGAGTCCTTTTACAAATATTACCATAGATTTTACGGTTCCGGATGATTTGAAAGATCAGATACCGACAAGAAACAATAAACATTTGCTTGAAGGTATGGAAGATGAAGAATTATTAAAAAAATTACAAAAAAGGAACCCCAATATCAAAAAACTGACAGATGCCACATATAAAGATTTCGAGCCCGAAATGCAGGAAATTATAAAAGCTTATTATGAGGTAATGACAGAAGGTGATGCAATAGGCCAGCCTTTTACTTTTCCTATCCCTACGGTAAACATTACCGAAGATTTTGACTGGGATTCACCTGCTGCTAAGGCTCTTTGGGAAAACACCGCAAAAATAGGAAGTAGTTATTTTCAAAATTTTATAGGTAGTCAGTATATTACAGATGAAAACGGAAACAGGGTGAGAAATCCAAATGCTTATGAGCCCGGAGCGGTCAGAAGTATGTGCTGCAGGCTTCAGCTCGATTTGAGAGAACTTAAAAGAAGAGGCGGCGGGCTTTTCGGAAGTGCCGAAATGACAGGAAGTATAGGTGTTGTAACTATCAATATGGCAAGACTTGGGTATCTGTTTAAAGGCGATAAGGAAGCGTTACTTGAAAGATTGGAATATTTAATGGATTTGGCTAAATCAACCTTGGAAAAGAAAAGAAAATTTGTAGAGGAAATGTATGACAGGGGGCTTTATCCTTATACAAAAAGATATTTGCCGGGATTTAACAACCATTTTTCCACAATCGGCGTAAACGGTATAAATGAAATGATAAGAAATTTTACAAGTGATAGGGAAAATATAGCAACTGTTTGGGGAGTGGAATTTGCAAAAGAAGTGCTTGAATTTATGAGAAATAAGCTTATAAAATATCAGGAAATTACAGGAAATTTATATAACCTTGAAGCGACTCCGGCAGAGGGGACAACATACAGGTTTGCAAAAGAAGATAAAAAAAGATTTCCAAATATTATTCAGGCGGGATTTGAAGATGCGCCTTATTATACGAATTCATCCCAGCTTCCTGCAAATTATACAGACGATCCTTTTGAAGCCCTAAGTCTGCAGGATGATTTGCAAACTTTGTATACGGGGGGAACGGTATTGCATTTATATATGAGTGAAAAATTAAGCTCACCCGAAGCGGCCAAAAATCTGGTAAAAAAAGCAATTACCAATTTCAGGCTTCCTTATATTTCAATAACACCGGTATTCAGTGTATGTCCTAAACACGGATATATTGCGGGTGAATATGAATATTGTCCATACTGTGATGAAGAGCTTTTAAGAGAAATTGAAGAAGGAAAATATAAGCTTGATGATTAATCTAAAAAAGGAGAGAATATGAAAGTAAAAGAATTATCTAAAGAAGAAATTTTGGAACAATTAAAAGAGAAAAGACAAAAATGCATGGTTTATACAAGGGTTATGGGATATCACAGACCTGTTGAGAGTTTCAATATAGGTAAAAAGGCGGAGCACAGAGAAAGAAAATATTTTAAAGAAAGTTAATGAACGGAATTTATTCCATTCAAAAATTTTCATCTCTTGATTTTCCCGGAAGGCTTTGTGCCATATTGTGGTTTAGCGGATGTAATATGAGATGCCCTTATTGTTATAATAAAGATGTTGTATTCGGTAAAAAGATAATTGAAGAAGATGAAATAATCGGATTTTTAAAAACAAGAACAGGATTGCTTGACGGAGTGACATTTACCGGGGGATGTCCCACACTTTATTCCAATTTAATAAATTTTGCTAAAAAAATAAAAGATATGGGCTTTGAAATCAAACTCGATACAAACGGTATTAATACAGAAATAATTAAAGAAATGGTTGAAAATAATTTAGTGGATTATATAGCACTTGATTTTAAAGCCCCTCCTTATAAATTTGAAGAAATTACTAAAAACAATCATTATGATAAATTTGAAAAAACACTTGAAATGTTAATAAACAGTAATGTTGAATTTGAAGTAAGAACTACCGTGCATACTGATTTACTGGATGAAAACGATATAAATAAAATTATTAAAATTTTAAAAGATAAAAGCTATAAAGGCAAATATTATCTTCAGAATTTTTTTGAAACCGATAAAGAAACAATCGGAAATATCGGGCCTCAAAAAAGAAAACTTGACCGTTCGCAAATAATTTCCTCCATTCCTGTAGAATTTAGAAATTTTTAGTATAATAACCTAATTTGTAAATAAGGCTTTTTATGATTTTATCTTATATATTATTAGGCATAATTACAGGTATACTTGCAGGCACCTTGGGAATCGGCGGGGGTTTGGTAATCGTACCCGGGCTTTTGCTGATTTTTAAACATTTTGGACTGTTTCATAATGAGTATATGCATTTTGTCTCAGGCACTTCTCTGGCAATTGTTTCTTTAACTGTTGTAGGAAATATTTTCTCTTTTCAAAAACAAAAAAGAATAGACTGGCAGCTGTTTAAAGAATTGGTATATTTTATTGTGCCTTTTAATATTATAGGGGCTATTATAGCAACCTATCTTCCTTCAAAGGTACTTGAAAAATTTTTCGGACTGGTTATATTAATTTTATGTATCAATATGATTATAAATACATTTAAAAAATATAAATTAAAGATAGAATTTGAAAAAAAAGAAATTCCTTTTGTTGTAAAAATGGTTATAGGAATTGTCATGGGATTAAAATCCGGAATGTTCGGAATTGGCGGCGGGGCTTTTATAACCCCTGTTTTGTTAAAATACGGAATTGACATTAAAAAAGCGACAGCCACTACTTCTGCATTAATACTGCCGCTTGGAATAATCGGAATGTTAATGTATATTTTTCTGGGTTTTAATAAAGTTCATTTTCAATGGACGCTTGGATATGTATATTTTCCGGCTGTTTTGTTTGTGGCCCCAATTTCTATGACTTCCACTTATATAGGGGCATGGATGTCTCATAAAATGCCAAAACTCTGGCTTAGAATTTTATTTATTTTGTTTTTGCTTTTTGTAAGTTTACATTCCCTTTTGAATTAAAATTGGCAAAAGAAGAGATTAAAAAGTTATTACTTTGTCGCATTCTTCCACCCATTTTGCCAAGTCTTGCATCGTAGCTTTTATGGTATCTTCAAAATATGGCTGGTTTTTATAAATTCCGCATCTTGCCTGACATGTTCCGCAAACTTTTAGTTTTATTCCGTTTTGATACATCTCTTTAAGCATTGCAACTAAATCCGTATCATAAGTTTCAGGTTTTTTGTAACATTCCCTTGCCATATCCACAGAATCGTTCATTAAAAAAATTCTGATATCATTTCCGTTTTCAAACAATGTTTTGGCAAGTCTTAACCCGTTCCATGCAATATCACTGCCGTCATATGGTTCATGGTTGAAAATAAATAAAATTTTTTGATTCATATCCGCTCCTTTTTACTAATTTAGCTATTTAGCTTTTTTGCTAAATATTAAAGCGTATGGTATAATCTTTTATAAAAAAAATCAAGGATTTTTATGTTGACGCTTGAAGAAAAAGTCAAGGCTTTTAAAGCCCTGGGCCATAAGACGAGGCTTGAAATTTTTTTAAATATTTTAAGAAAACCTTATGTTTGTGGAATTAACAAAAAAGCCAGAAAAGATGATATTATTTCCCAGGCTTTGTGTGTAGGGGTTATTGCCGAACAGTTTGAATATTCACTGCCCACTATTTCAAGACATATAAAAGAATTAAAAGAAGCCAATTTAATAAAAATGGAAAAAATAGGTAACAGAATTTTTTTAGAACCAAATATGGAAGTTATAAAAGAATTGCAGGAATGCTTTAATTCTATGGTGAAGGAATAACAAATGCTTTTTGATAATTTAGTTAGAAATTACGAAGAATGGTTTGAAAATCATCCAAAAATTTATGAAGAAGAAATCAAAACAATTAAAAAACTTTTGCATATTGGAAGAGGAATTGAAATAGGTGTTGGAACCGGCAGGTTTGCAGCGCCTCTTGGCATTAAATTTGGAATAGAACCAAGCAGACAAATGAGTGAAATTGCCAAAAAAAGAGGTATTGAAGTAATTAATATTACGGCTGAAGAGATGGATTTTGAGGAGGAGTTTGATTTTGCTTTGATTGTAACAACAATCTGTTTTGTAAAAGATCCTTTAAAAACGCTTCAAAATACATATAAAGCATTAAAAAAAGGTGGATTTGTAATTGTGGCTTTTGTGGATTTAAACTCACCTCTTGGCAGATTTTATGAAAAAAATAAATTTAAGTCTAAATTTTATAAAGAGGCTACCTTTTTTACAAAAGATGATATAATTGATTTACTTCAAAAAACCGGATTTAGTGAATTTGAATGTGTGGAAAATTTATACGGAAACAGTTTAGATAATTTGAGTTTTAAAATAAACAGATGCAACGGCGGGGCATTTAAGGTTATAAGGGGTAAAAAATGAGATTCAGTATAGTTTTTGATAATTACAAGGCAAATGAAAATTTGGAGAGTTTTTGGGGATTTGGATGTATTATAAATGATAATTTTTTGTTTGATACAGGCTCTAACGGAAGGGCGCTAATCAGGAATATTTCAAAAATGGGATTTGATATAAAAAAACTTGAATATCTTTTTATTTCACATCCTCATTGGGACCATATAGGAGGTATTGATTCAGTTGTTGATGTAAATAGAAATTTAACAATGTTTTTGCCTGATTCTCTTTCGGCTTTATATATAAGGGATTTAAAAAAACTCAGCAGGGAAGTAAAAGTCATAAATGAATATCCGACGAAACTATTCGATAATTTCTATTCAACCGGAGTTATGCATCCAATTGGTGAACAAAGCCTTGTAATTGATGAAGGAGAATTTTCCATTGTAATAACAGGCTGCGCTCATCCTGGAGTTGTAAATATTGTAAAAAGAGCAATTGAGATGCTAAATAAACCGGTGCTTTATGCACTTGGAGGATTTCATTTGTTTAGAAGTAATGAAGAAGAAATTGCTAGGGTAATTAATGAACTTAAAAATTTAGGGGTTGAATATGTAACTCCTACTCATTGCAGCGGTGATTTGGCAATTGAAATGTTTAAAGAAGCGTATAGTGAAAATTATATTCCAGGTGGAGTTGGAAGAATTATTGAATTTTAGATTTTTTATGTCTCACCCTCCTTAATTTTTCTTCAATTATATCATCATATGCCCATTTTTTAAGGGTTTTTTCTATAATTTCAGGTGGCAGCTGAGGTTTATCATACATACCTTTATTTTTTCTTTGGCGCTGGGCTTCATACAGCATTACTGCATTTGCCACAGATACATTAAGACTCTGACTCATTCCATACATTGGAATAATCACTTTTTTATCTGCATATTTAATTGAAATATCACTTACACCATCAACTTCGTTGCCAAGAACTATTAAAGTAGGTTTTGTATAATCAACTTCTCTAAAATCAACAGAAGTTTCATCAAGCATGGTAACTACCACCTGATAGCCTTCTTTTTTAATATCCTGATAAAATTTTTCTATATCGTTAATATATTCATTAAATATCCAGTTATGGGCACCCATTGTAATTTCATTATTTAATTTTACTTTTTTCTGGTGCCTGTAATAAAGTTTTCCTATATTTACAGCATCACAAGTCCTAACTATTGCTGAAAGGTTATGAGACGAATATATATAATCCATAAAAACCCTTAAATCCCGCTGTCTTGTGTTTAAAATTTGTTTCATTTTACCTAATCTTTCCTGAGTAACTAAATACACTTTTTTCCTTTTTGTTATTTGAATGTTATTTTAACATTTTAAAATAATGAAAAAATGGAGGTTTTATGTTAAATATTAATAAAACAGTCTTAAAAAAATATCCTCAGTTAAAAAAGCTTCCAAAACCTGTCTCTAAAGGTGTAATTAAAACAATAAACAAAATTGTCCATAAAAATGAAATTGACGAATTTTTAAAAGAATTTCCCCAAAAAGAGCCTTTTACTTTCATTGAGGAAGCGCTTGAGAAGTTAAATTTCTCTTATAAATATACAGTATCTGAGATAGAGAATATTCCCGTAAACGGCAGGATTATAATTATCGCGAATCATCCGACGGGTATTTTAGATACATTTTGTCTTATTGATTTGGTAAAGAAGGTCAGAAAAGATATAAAGGTTATGGCAAATAATTTGTTGTTACTTGAACAGTTAAAATCTATTCTAATAGGGGTTGATAATTTTGACAATAAAATTACAAAAGCTTCGTTATCAAACATTAATAAGTCCCTTCATAATGAGGAAGCTGTAATAATTTTTCCTTCGGGTGAAGTTTCAAGGCCGACTCCCACAGGAATAAGGGACGGCAAATGGCATAAAGGATTTTTACATTTTGCAAAACATAATAAAGCCCCGATTTTACCTGTTTTTATAAAAGCTAAAAATTCCAAAATATTTTACAGTATGTCTTTGATTAATAAAAATTTATCTTCTCTTCTTTTATTTAATGAAATGTTTAAGAAAAAAAATTCGCATCTTGAATTTAAAATTGGAGAATTAATCCCGTTTGATAGTTTTGATAATAAAATTGATGAACAATATCAGGTAAAACTTTTTAAAAAACATCTTTATAAAATTGGAAAAAATAAAAAGGAAGTTTACCAAACTCAAAAACCGATTATTCATCCTGTTGATAAAAAAGAGCTTAAAGATGAATTAAAGCGCTGCGAAGTTTTAGGAAAAACAACCGATGGAAAAATTATATATCTGTATAAATATTCTCCAGACAGTGTTATTTTAAAAGAGATTGCAAGGCTAAGGGAATATACATTCAGAAAAGTGGGCGAGGGGACAGGTAAAAGAAAAGATAAAGACAAGTATGATTATTATTATGACCATATAATTTTATGGAATGAAGATGAACTTGAAATAGTGGGCTCTTACAGAATAGGAAATGGAGAGTTTATATATAAAAAATTTAAAGAAAAAGGGTTTTATACCAATACTTTGTATGAATTCGGTGATGAGTTTATAAAAATTTTACCGAATGCAATAGAACTTGGAAGAAGTTTTGTAGTACCAAAATACTGGGGCAGCAGGGCGCTTGATTTACTTTGGCAGGGAATAGGTGCTTATATTAAAAGTAAAAATAATATTAGATATCTTTTCGGGCCTGTGAGTTTAAGCACTGAAATTCCTCTTTTTGCCCAGGAGATGATAATTTATTATTTTGATAAATATTATGGAAAAAACAAACATTTAGTAAAAGCAAAAAATCCTTTTATTGTTTCAAAAAATTCATTGGAAGAATTTAATTCTGTTTTTAAAGGCGGTTTAAAAGAAGATTTTAATATTTTAAGAAGCTATCTAAATTACTATAATACTTCTATTCCTACTTTATATAAGCAATATACTGATTTATGCGAAAGAGAAGGAGCCAGCTTTATAGATTACAATGTGGATGAGGATTTTAACAATTGTATTGACAGTTTTGTATTGGTTGATATTTCTACCATTAAGCCGCAAAAGAAAAAAAGATATCTTTAATTGTTATTTTAATGTTATTTTAATTTCCTATACTTCTTTTGAAAAACTTTTAAGGAGAGGGAATGAAAATTAGAAAATACGGTTTGATGTTATCAATTGGTTTGATAATGATGAGCGGATGTGCAAACAATATGAATTTGGACAGACAATCAAAAAATGTTCAAAATGAATATTTTGCACCGACCGGAGATAGGTTAACACCCGCAGGCAAATTAATAAAATACGGAACTGCGGACATAGAGCAGCATGCAATGGACTGCAGGCTTTCGCCGGATGGGAAAATACTTGCGGTTGAGGGGAGGTTTTATTTAACATTGATTGATACAAAAACAGATAAAGTTATAAATGAAATTAATCTTAAAAAATCTTTTTTATCTAAAAAACATTCAGGTAATATGTATTCGGGAATTGCTTTTTCAAAAGACGGAAAACATATTTACTGGACAACAAGTTTGGGAGATATTCTGGAAGCCGCTTTAACAGGTACAAATGCGGCAATAAGTAAATTTTATCATTTTGATAAAGAAAACGGCAGACCCGCACTTCCTAACGATATAAAATTTTCAAAAGACGGGAAATATATGTACGTTACACTTAACGGTGCTGATAAAGTAGCAAAAATAGATGTGGCCACAAAAGAATTGGTTTGGGAAAAAGGGACAAAAGGAAATTTCCCATACGGCTTGGCAATTGCCAATAAGAAAATTTTTGTTACAAACTGGGGAGGGAAATTAGCCAATCCGTATAATGACATTGTTTCAAAAGGCGGATGGAATGATGAAAAAGCAGGATTTATAAAGGTTGATTCCATGAGTGAAAGTGCGGCAAGCGGCACTGTAAGCGTTATGGATGAAAACGGCAATGTAATAAAAACCTTAAACGTGGGGCTTCATCCGAATGACATTATTTCAAACGAAGAAGGAAGCAAAGTTTATGTGGCAAATGCAAACTCCGATACTGTTTCGGTTATTGACACAAAAACTTATAAAATTGAAAATATAGGTGTTTCACCAAACAGGGTTCCTTACGGATTTTCTCCTGATGCCCTGGCGCTGTCCCCAGATGAAAAATTTCTTTTTGTGGCGGATGGAAACCTTAATTGTGTCAGTGTAATTGATTTAAGTAATAATCAAGTAATCGGACTTATCCCAACAGGTGCGTATCCTGGGGGGCTTGATGTTTCAAAAGACGGGGAAAAGTTATATGTAGCCGATACGGAAGGGCTTTATTCAAGAGCTACAACTCAAAATAAAAATGACAAACACTTCAAATTGAATTATCCTCAAAAAGGAAGAAAAAACATTTCAACTGCTGGGTATTACAATACACACAGAGAATTTGCATATATTTCTGATATAAAATTGCCTGAGCTT
It encodes the following:
- a CDS encoding ABC transporter substrate-binding protein, producing the protein MPAIILFILLSILSAENITLDLKWKNAFQFAGFYMAKEKGFYKKYDLNVTFKELSDNNPISDVLNNKAQFGIANSSLIYYKLKGKPVIALMPVFENTPIAIVSTDPSVKTLKDLKGEIIHSPKMGFYNIAIIGMLKKAGIDISTKIFKKRYLYYLFHTNSFRL
- a CDS encoding DUF493 domain-containing protein, producing the protein MEKKIEYPRIWGYTIIGEDKEKMKKAVKECINNQECEIKDSKSHGKYHSQKFEVYVTCEEERNEFFKRLNEHKDIKFVL
- a CDS encoding type II toxin-antitoxin system VapC family toxin, translated to MIYFDTNVLIYNTLNQDEEKYLLAEKLIKDALKHDEFVISSLAISEYIFTLSKLKIINECKEHIDFYSKFCQFTFNKHDVLNAYQKCIKLNKCRNINDFIHLEMANKFCKKIITFDFDFKNLEKFYNIEIEIVK
- the pyrC gene encoding dihydroorotase; this translates as MILNTPIDMHLHLREGKILKDVLPYTESQFAAAVVMPNLVPPVDNKERLLSYKEEILSNSKNFIPLMNVFMREYSEEELKELKEFIFAIKLYPAGITTNSEGGVRGIETVYPVLEIMQELGIPLSIHGETHGFVMEREKEFIPVYEKLAKDFPKLKIIMEHVGTAEMLDLLDKYENLYATITLHHLLLTLDEVAGGMLNPHYFCKPVVKTPKDRAEIQKFVKSGHKKIMFGSDSAPHPIKNKLKGAAGVFSAPVILPALAEFFEEDTETFQKFISDNARENFNIDVPEKKVKLIKEEWTAPYIVGDIKPMFAGKIFKYKVIS
- a CDS encoding anaerobic ribonucleoside-triphosphate reductase activating protein — protein: MNGIYSIQKFSSLDFPGRLCAILWFSGCNMRCPYCYNKDVVFGKKIIEEDEIIGFLKTRTGLLDGVTFTGGCPTLYSNLINFAKKIKDMGFEIKLDTNGINTEIIKEMVENNLVDYIALDFKAPPYKFEEITKNNHYDKFEKTLEMLINSNVEFEVRTTVHTDLLDENDINKIIKILKDKSYKGKYYLQNFFETDKETIGNIGPQKRKLDRSQIISSIPVEFRNF
- a CDS encoding sulfite exporter TauE/SafE family protein, which codes for MILSYILLGIITGILAGTLGIGGGLVIVPGLLLIFKHFGLFHNEYMHFVSGTSLAIVSLTVVGNIFSFQKQKRIDWQLFKELVYFIVPFNIIGAIIATYLPSKVLEKFFGLVILILCINMIINTFKKYKLKIEFEKKEIPFVVKMVIGIVMGLKSGMFGIGGGAFITPVLLKYGIDIKKATATTSALILPLGIIGMLMYIFLGFNKVHFQWTLGYVYFPAVLFVAPISMTSTYIGAWMSHKMPKLWLRILFILFLLFVSLHSLLN
- a CDS encoding DsrE/DsrF/TusD sulfur relay family protein — encoded protein: MNQKILFIFNHEPYDGSDIAWNGLRLAKTLFENGNDIRIFLMNDSVDMARECYKKPETYDTDLVAMLKEMYQNGIKLKVCGTCQARCGIYKNQPYFEDTIKATMQDLAKWVEECDKVITF
- a CDS encoding helix-turn-helix transcriptional regulator; translation: MLTLEEKVKAFKALGHKTRLEIFLNILRKPYVCGINKKARKDDIISQALCVGVIAEQFEYSLPTISRHIKELKEANLIKMEKIGNRIFLEPNMEVIKELQECFNSMVKE
- a CDS encoding methyltransferase domain-containing protein translates to MLFDNLVRNYEEWFENHPKIYEEEIKTIKKLLHIGRGIEIGVGTGRFAAPLGIKFGIEPSRQMSEIAKKRGIEVINITAEEMDFEEEFDFALIVTTICFVKDPLKTLQNTYKALKKGGFVIVAFVDLNSPLGRFYEKNKFKSKFYKEATFFTKDDIIDLLQKTGFSEFECVENLYGNSLDNLSFKINRCNGGAFKVIRGKK
- a CDS encoding MBL fold metallo-hydrolase, which encodes MRFSIVFDNYKANENLESFWGFGCIINDNFLFDTGSNGRALIRNISKMGFDIKKLEYLFISHPHWDHIGGIDSVVDVNRNLTMFLPDSLSALYIRDLKKLSREVKVINEYPTKLFDNFYSTGVMHPIGEQSLVIDEGEFSIVITGCAHPGVVNIVKRAIEMLNKPVLYALGGFHLFRSNEEEIARVINELKNLGVEYVTPTHCSGDLAIEMFKEAYSENYIPGGVGRIIEF
- a CDS encoding TrmH family RNA methyltransferase, with the translated sequence MYLVTQERLGKMKQILNTRQRDLRVFMDYIYSSHNLSAIVRTCDAVNIGKLYYRHQKKVKLNNEITMGAHNWIFNEYINDIEKFYQDIKKEGYQVVVTMLDETSVDFREVDYTKPTLIVLGNEVDGVSDISIKYADKKVIIPMYGMSQSLNVSVANAVMLYEAQRQRKNKGMYDKPQLPPEIIEKTLKKWAYDDIIEEKLRRVRHKKSKIQ
- a CDS encoding lysophospholipid acyltransferase family protein, which produces MLNINKTVLKKYPQLKKLPKPVSKGVIKTINKIVHKNEIDEFLKEFPQKEPFTFIEEALEKLNFSYKYTVSEIENIPVNGRIIIIANHPTGILDTFCLIDLVKKVRKDIKVMANNLLLLEQLKSILIGVDNFDNKITKASLSNINKSLHNEEAVIIFPSGEVSRPTPTGIRDGKWHKGFLHFAKHNKAPILPVFIKAKNSKIFYSMSLINKNLSSLLLFNEMFKKKNSHLEFKIGELIPFDSFDNKIDEQYQVKLFKKHLYKIGKNKKEVYQTQKPIIHPVDKKELKDELKRCEVLGKTTDGKIIYLYKYSPDSVILKEIARLREYTFRKVGEGTGKRKDKDKYDYYYDHIILWNEDELEIVGSYRIGNGEFIYKKFKEKGFYTNTLYEFGDEFIKILPNAIELGRSFVVPKYWGSRALDLLWQGIGAYIKSKNNIRYLFGPVSLSTEIPLFAQEMIIYYFDKYYGKNKHLVKAKNPFIVSKNSLEEFNSVFKGGLKEDFNILRSYLNYYNTSIPTLYKQYTDLCEREGASFIDYNVDEDFNNCIDSFVLVDISTIKPQKKKRYL